A region of the Methanobrevibacter ruminantium M1 genome:
CCAATGTGACTCCATGCTTTCCTACAGATATAAAGTCTATATCATACATATCCATTAACTTATGAATGTCTCCAAATTTACGGGCTGTAACTAAAACATCATCTCCTTCATCTTCAAAATACTTAATGACATCTTTAAAAAATCTTACATGAGGAGCATTTGATATATCAATCCATATTTTCATGAAATCACCTTATAAAATATTATTTTAGTAATACTTAATATATTTTAGCAAAAATCCAAATAAAAAAACAGAAAAAAACAAAATCGAAATAAAATAAATTAAAAAAAAAGTTAATTGCCAGCAACAATAGATAAGAATAAGCTAATTGCAAGAGGCAATAGATAAAAATTTTGGTCAAGGCTTTTAGCCGAAGGCTAAAAAAGCTTGAGTTAATGGGAATGTTCATGACTGTGACTATGGTCATGGCCATGACTGTGCTCATGGTCGTGACTGTGGTCATGCTCATGCTCATGGTCATGATGGTGATGATGTTCAGCTACATGAGCCTTGCAATCTTCAATAGCAGCAATTACTTCATCTAAACCTTTTCCTTCTTTTAAGCTTGAAGTAATAACCTTAACATCAGGATTAAGACGTTTTGCATCACATACCATCTTATCAACGCTAGCTCCAACAGCTTCTGCCAAGTCAATCTTATTGATTATAACAAGGTCAGAGTTTTGGAAGATAAGAGGGTGTTTCTCTACAGTGTCGTCACCTTCAGTAACGCTTACAACCACAACTCTCATATGTGAGCCTAATTCAAAGTCGACAGGACAGATAAGGTTTCCCACATTTTCAATGAATAGATAATCAATATCATCAAGAGGCAAGTCACCTAATCCGTGACCCACCAAGTGGGCATCCAAGTGACATTCCTTGCCGGTGTTCAATCCGACTACAGGAACATTGTGAGATTCAATTCTGCCTGCATCAAACTTGCTGATTACATCCCCAGCGATTACACCGATTTTTTCATCAACATTTTCAATAATCTCTTCAATAAGAGCTGTTTTACCAGATCCGATTGCTCCTACAAAGTCTACACAAAAGATATCGTGGTCTTCCAATAAATGTAAATTCTTATGTGCCAATTTTGCATTGGCATCCATAATGTTCTTTGCTACTTCAACATCAGCAACTTTATGCATATAATACACCTTCCAAATATATAATTATTAAATCAATGTGAATTTTTTATAAATACGATTAATATTTTTTAATAGTTTTTCTATAAGTGTTAAAATAATTAATTGTGAAATCAATTATATTAATGAGAATTAGTGACCATATTTTGAATAATATTTAAACAGAATAATTGATTTTTATAATGATTAAAAAACTGAGTCTAATAATGATTATTCGTCCTCTTTTTCAATACTAATGTTTCTAACGGTTACATCCTTGCCGTTTTTGACTTCCACCCTATGACTTTCGCATTTTGGACATAAAATCATAGGAGCATAATGATCGCTGTCATCAACATTAGCGACTCCTTCAAAGTCACAGTTGTGGCACTTGATTTCAACATCAATATCCTCTACAATAAGTTCAGCATTCTCTGCGATTGTCTCGGAACATAAGACACCTAACATAAATTTCAATTGTTCCGGATTAAGCATAGCCAATTTGCCAATTTCAATAACTATTTCAGTTACCTCAATTGCATTGTTAGCCTCTGCAGTTTCCAGCACTGCATTTAAAATTCCTTGAGCCATAGCTAATTCGTGCATTCTAAATCTCCAATTAAAAAAAATCTATTTAAAAATATAATCAAAATTAATATTAATATATTATTCATTAATATAATATAAAACTATTGATAAAATATCAAACAGTTTAAGAGTAATAAAACTAAACAAAGATTGTAATACCTAATCTGATAATAAAAAGAAAGATAAAAGTTTTATCCAAAAATGAACAGTACGGATAAAACTATCTTTAAAAAAATGATTAGTTGTTTAATGTTTATCCTAAAAAAAGGATAAAAACAGTTTAAATTAATAACTGCAAAGTAAAGTTATCTTAAGACATCAGCAATGATCTTAGCAACGGATATTGAACTGACATCTGATTTTAAGGTATCTGTACTTGCCAATTCACGAGCTCCAGCTGCAGATATCTTCAATACAGCATCGTTTACAAGAACTGGGTGAACACAATAGACATCTACTGATTTAGCGCCGTGCTCCTTTAATATGCCAATTGCATTGACGATTGTTCCTCCGGTTGCTATGATGTCGTCAATGATGATTGCTTCCTTATCCTTTACAGAATCTATATTTACCTTAGAGTCTTTCTTTACTTTAGCCAAATCTTCGCTGTCAAAATCGCTGTGAATGTCTACAATAGTAGTTTCCACCTTATCAGGACCTAATCTGACTTTGCTCATATAAGTGCAATTGCATCCTAAGATTTCAGCGATCTCTTCTGCAAATCCTAAAGCGCCCTTATCCGGAGCAATAATTATTGGATTTTCCACAGTGTTTGCAATATATTCTGCAATAGGAGGCATTGCTGAAAGATTTGCAGTTGGAATGTTGAAGAAGTCTCTAACGCTGTCCTCATGGAGATTGATTGAAATGAACTCATCAGCACCTGATTCCTCAATTAGGTTAGCTACCAATTGAGCGGAAATAGCTTCCCCATCTTTAAATCTTAATTCCTGTCTGCCATATCCTAAATAAGGCACAACCACTTTAACATGCTCTGCACCTAAGTCCTTGACAGTCCTGATTAAAAATAAAAGTTCAACCAAGTTTTCATCTTGAGGAAAACCAGTGGATTGGATAATTGTAACTTCCTTATCCACTTCTGATTTAATTCTGATATATCTCTCACCGTCAGGGAATTTTTTAGTTTCTATAGGACATAAAACATCCCCTAATTCCTTTGCAACATTAGCCGCTAGTTTTTGTGATGCTGAACCACCAATAATCATTTAATCACCAAAAATATATTAAACTAGAAAAATTAACCGTATCTTCTTAAAATAGAACCTTTTACAAATCTTTTAAATTAAATGAGTGATTTAATTAAGTTTAAATTAAAGTATTAATTAAAATATTGAGAAAATTTAAAAGATATTCATGTTTTATTTATATTGATGTTTATAATTAAATATTACTATTTTAATATTTATGAAAAAATAAGTGATAATTTTGGAACAAAGCAGTAGGTTTAATATTGGAATGGAAAGAAGATAGAATAAGTTAAACTAGTAATATGAATCAAAAGATAGAAAAATAATTACCAATAGAATAAATTAAAACTAGAAAAAATAATCTAAACTAAATAGAATAAGTTAAAACTAGAAAAAATAGTTAAAAATAGAAAAAATAATCTAAACTAAATAGAATAAGTTAAAACTAGAAAAAATAAGTTAAAAATAGATAAA
Encoded here:
- the hypA gene encoding hydrogenase maturation nickel metallochaperone HypA — its product is MHELAMAQGILNAVLETAEANNAIEVTEIVIEIGKLAMLNPEQLKFMLGVLCSETIAENAELIVEDIDVEIKCHNCDFEGVANVDDSDHYAPMILCPKCESHRVEVKNGKDVTVRNISIEKEDE
- the hypB gene encoding hydrogenase nickel incorporation protein HypB; the protein is MHKVADVEVAKNIMDANAKLAHKNLHLLEDHDIFCVDFVGAIGSGKTALIEEIIENVDEKIGVIAGDVISKFDAGRIESHNVPVVGLNTGKECHLDAHLVGHGLGDLPLDDIDYLFIENVGNLICPVDFELGSHMRVVVVSVTEGDDTVEKHPLIFQNSDLVIINKIDLAEAVGASVDKMVCDAKRLNPDVKVITSSLKEGKGLDEVIAAIEDCKAHVAEHHHHHDHEHEHDHSHDHEHSHGHDHSHSHEHSH
- a CDS encoding ribose-phosphate diphosphokinase, yielding MIIGGSASQKLAANVAKELGDVLCPIETKKFPDGERYIRIKSEVDKEVTIIQSTGFPQDENLVELLFLIRTVKDLGAEHVKVVVPYLGYGRQELRFKDGEAISAQLVANLIEESGADEFISINLHEDSVRDFFNIPTANLSAMPPIAEYIANTVENPIIIAPDKGALGFAEEIAEILGCNCTYMSKVRLGPDKVETTIVDIHSDFDSEDLAKVKKDSKVNIDSVKDKEAIIIDDIIATGGTIVNAIGILKEHGAKSVDVYCVHPVLVNDAVLKISAAGARELASTDTLKSDVSSISVAKIIADVLR